A genome region from Acidimicrobiales bacterium includes the following:
- a CDS encoding NRAMP family divalent metal transporter, with protein sequence MAEHASASQRAPGVSDAPPAGDITGALGTIRLAEASASRGWVAKVLTLLAVMGPGLIVMVGDNDAGGVSTYAQAGQNFGLSLLWTLPLLVPVLVVNQEMVVRLGAVTGVGHARLISERFGRLWGLFSVVDLFVLNFLTIVTEFIGVSLALRYFGVTPYVSVPLAAAALVAMTAGGSFRRWERFMLVFVLANFLVVPLAVLSRPHVVPVLRDLFVPGVEGGLTSTSVLLIIAIVGTTVAPWQLFFQQSNIVDKRIIPRFINYERTDTVIGSLVTVVAACLLVVTTAFAFHGTPLAGRYTDAGGVARGLARYLGHGAGALFAVVLLNASIIGAASVTLATSYAFGDISGLSHSLHRRFGEAKPFYASFSGLVVVAAGIVLIPHAPLGVITTAVQALAGVLLPSATIFLLLLCNDPAVLGPWVNRPWLNVLSGLIVSVLLGLSLILTATTVFPGLRLSAIFAVLAAVLVGGAAVSVVAAARLGARPRPELTRAQREAWRMPPLALLEPPRWTRGRRATMYVLRAYLGLAVALLVVKAVQLGLGHR encoded by the coding sequence ATGGCCGAGCACGCCAGCGCGAGCCAGCGCGCGCCCGGCGTCTCCGACGCCCCCCCAGCCGGCGACATCACGGGCGCCCTCGGCACCATCCGCCTCGCGGAGGCCTCGGCGAGCCGTGGCTGGGTCGCCAAGGTGCTCACGCTCCTCGCCGTCATGGGGCCGGGCCTCATCGTCATGGTCGGGGACAACGACGCCGGGGGGGTCTCGACCTACGCCCAGGCCGGCCAGAACTTCGGTCTCAGCCTGCTGTGGACGCTGCCGCTGCTCGTGCCCGTGCTCGTCGTCAACCAGGAGATGGTGGTCCGCCTCGGCGCCGTGACGGGCGTCGGCCACGCGCGCCTCATCTCGGAGCGCTTCGGCCGGCTGTGGGGCCTCTTCTCGGTCGTCGACCTGTTCGTCCTCAACTTCCTCACCATCGTCACCGAGTTCATCGGCGTCAGCCTGGCGCTGCGCTACTTCGGCGTCACGCCCTACGTCTCGGTCCCCCTCGCCGCCGCCGCGCTCGTCGCCATGACCGCCGGCGGGAGCTTCCGCCGCTGGGAGCGCTTCATGCTCGTCTTCGTCCTCGCCAACTTCCTCGTCGTCCCGCTCGCGGTCCTCAGCCGTCCCCACGTCGTGCCGGTGCTGCGCGACCTGTTCGTGCCCGGGGTGGAGGGGGGCCTCACCTCGACGTCGGTGCTGCTCATCATCGCCATCGTCGGCACGACGGTGGCCCCCTGGCAGCTGTTCTTCCAGCAGTCGAACATCGTCGACAAGCGCATCATCCCGCGCTTCATCAACTACGAGCGCACCGACACGGTCATCGGCTCCCTCGTGACCGTCGTCGCCGCCTGCCTCCTCGTCGTGACGACCGCCTTCGCCTTCCACGGCACCCCGCTGGCCGGGCGCTACACCGACGCCGGGGGCGTCGCGCGCGGCCTCGCCCGCTACCTCGGGCACGGCGCGGGCGCGCTCTTCGCCGTCGTGCTCCTCAACGCCTCGATCATCGGCGCCGCCTCGGTCACGCTCGCCACGTCGTACGCGTTCGGCGACATCTCCGGCCTCAGCCACTCGCTGCACCGGCGCTTCGGCGAGGCGAAGCCCTTCTACGCCAGCTTCTCCGGCCTCGTCGTCGTGGCGGCCGGGATCGTGCTCATCCCCCACGCGCCCCTCGGCGTGATCACGACGGCCGTGCAGGCGCTCGCCGGCGTGCTGCTGCCGAGCGCCACGATCTTCTTGCTGCTGTTGTGCAACGACCCTGCGGTCCTCGGACCCTGGGTCAACCGCCCGTGGCTGAACGTGCTGTCGGGGCTGATCGTCTCGGTGCTGCTCGGGCTCTCTCTCATCCTCACGGCGACGACCGTCTTCCCCGGCCTGCGGCTCTCGGCGATCTTCGCCGTGCTGGCCGCCGTGCTCGTCGGCGGGGCCGCAGTGTCCGTCGTCGCCGCCGCGCGCCTCGGCGCCCGGCCGCGCCCCGAGCTCACCAGGGCGCAGCGCGAGGCGTGGCGCATGCCGCCGCTCGCCCTGCTCGAGCCGCCGCGCTGGACGCGCGGCCGCAGGGCGACGATGTACGTGCTGCGGGCCTACCTCGGACTCGCGGTCGCCCTCCTCGTCGTGAAGGCCGTGCAGCTCGGCCTGGGCCACCGCTGA
- a CDS encoding glycosyltransferase family 4 protein gives MRETGEGAPRPLRVALLSYRGNPHCGGQGVYVRHLSRELAALGHAVTVFAGQPYPVLDPGVRLVKVPSLDLYREEDPFRIPRAREIASPVDLLEVATMCTGGFPEPRTFSLRVAPLLLARRGELDVVHDNQSLGTGLLRVLAGGLPVVASVHHPVTVDLALELAEAPSRARRRSLRRWYRFARMQARVARALPRLLTVSRSSARDVAAEMGVDPGRIAVVPVGVDDATFRPYPQVARVPGRIMTTASSDVALKGLAYLLEALAKLRTEHEQAHLVVIGRLREQSRAREVLGRFGLERAVTFVSGEADEQIARRYATASCAVVPSLYEGFSLPAIEAMATGTPLVATTGGALPEVVGEDGDAALLVPPADASALAEAIGRLLGDARLARRLAERARRRVLDRFTWAATATRTAEEYRRVLEGGGRC, from the coding sequence GTGCGCGAGACCGGCGAGGGCGCGCCACGCCCGCTGCGCGTCGCCCTGCTCAGCTACCGGGGCAACCCGCACTGCGGCGGCCAGGGCGTCTACGTGCGCCACCTGAGCCGCGAGCTCGCCGCGCTCGGCCACGCCGTGACCGTCTTCGCCGGCCAGCCCTACCCGGTCCTCGACCCGGGCGTGCGCCTCGTCAAGGTCCCGAGCCTCGACCTGTACCGAGAGGAGGACCCCTTCCGGATCCCGCGCGCCCGCGAGATCGCGTCGCCCGTCGACCTGCTCGAGGTGGCGACGATGTGCACCGGCGGCTTCCCGGAACCGAGGACCTTCTCGCTGCGCGTCGCGCCGCTGCTCCTCGCGCGCCGTGGCGAGCTCGACGTCGTGCACGACAACCAGAGCCTGGGGACCGGCCTGCTCCGGGTGCTCGCAGGCGGCCTGCCGGTCGTGGCGTCGGTCCACCACCCCGTCACCGTCGACCTCGCGCTCGAGCTCGCCGAGGCGCCGAGCCGGGCGCGGCGCCGGTCGCTGCGCCGCTGGTACCGGTTCGCGCGCATGCAGGCGCGCGTCGCGCGCGCCCTGCCCCGTCTCCTCACCGTCTCCCGGTCCTCGGCGCGCGACGTCGCCGCCGAGATGGGCGTCGACCCCGGCCGCATCGCGGTGGTCCCCGTCGGCGTCGACGACGCCACCTTCCGCCCCTACCCGCAGGTCGCGCGCGTCCCGGGGCGCATCATGACGACGGCGAGCTCGGACGTGGCCCTGAAGGGGCTCGCCTACCTCCTCGAGGCCCTGGCGAAGCTGCGCACCGAGCACGAGCAGGCGCACCTCGTCGTGATCGGCCGCCTGCGCGAGCAGAGCCGGGCGCGCGAGGTGCTCGGCCGCTTCGGGCTCGAGCGGGCCGTGACCTTCGTGAGCGGCGAGGCGGACGAGCAGATCGCCCGCCGGTACGCGACGGCGAGCTGCGCCGTGGTGCCGTCGCTGTACGAGGGCTTCTCCCTGCCCGCCATCGAGGCGATGGCGACCGGCACCCCCCTCGTCGCGACGACGGGGGGAGCGCTGCCCGAGGTCGTGGGCGAGGACGGGGACGCGGCGCTCCTCGTGCCGCCGGCCGACGCGTCCGCCCTCGCCGAGGCGATCGGCCGGCTGCTCGGCGACGCGCGCCTCGCGAGGCGTCTCGCCGAGCGCGCGCGCCGGCGCGTCCTCGACCGCTTCACCTGGGCGGCGACGGCGACGCGCACCGCCGAGGAGTACCGGCGGGTCCTCGAGGGAGGCGGGCGGTGCTGA
- a CDS encoding M1 family metallopeptidase yields MTQDDSPDGAYRLPYDVAPRRYVLHLSPDLAAATFSGEETIELEVLAPTRRVVLHADGLAIADARIAEEAGAEPGVPCDLEADAAAQRVTFVAPAVLAPGRYRLSCRFSGVLNDRLEGFYRSTYVDEDGNERVIATTQFEETKARKAFPCFDEPDRKAVFSVTLDEPPGMLAVSNGPEVASEPLPGGGRRVRFKDTIPMSTYLVAFVVGPLVATEPVDAAGVALRVVHRPGREHLCATALDVARHALGFFTDYFAQPYPGDKLDLVALPDFAAGAMENLGCVTFREAILLADPANTSQVELERLAEVVEHEIAHMWFGDLVTMRWWNGIWLNEAFATFMALLCQDDYRPQWRCFTSFARAKAEALGVDGLHSTRPIEYPVRHPDEAAAMFDVLTYEKGAAVLWMVERFLGGTAFRDGVRRYLAAHRLSNAETGDLWDAIEAEAGDVPIRALMESWILQGGYPLVSARAAIGEGGQEAVELAQRPFAYLPAGEAPEGESAIGRDWLVPVIATGPSGERRTVLGPQGARLEGVAAPVVVNAGGSGFYRVAYDADLRSALLSEIEGLEALERYTIVSDAWATVLARLAELEEFLDVVERLGNEQDPHVWSVVLGALRTLDVVARPADRPALAAYTRRLLGPRLERLTWERAADEDEQTPVLRASLIGALGTIGEDGLVVARAREAFAADQSGARPYDADLAAAILSVVAAHADEAAFSAIVARYRAPRDPIDEQRHLMSLGSLRDPALAAAVHEMALREIRSQNAPYLLGAMLANRHVGPATYEFVTARFDELAARFPENSIHRMLEGITGLAGEGAPDFDAVRAFVEGHVAGGRRRLVTQSLERLAVHRRLGLALGERLGEVLAKRG; encoded by the coding sequence ATGACCCAGGACGACTCCCCCGACGGCGCCTACCGCCTCCCCTACGACGTGGCGCCGCGCCGCTACGTGCTGCACCTGTCCCCCGACCTCGCCGCCGCGACCTTCTCGGGCGAGGAGACGATCGAGCTCGAGGTGCTCGCGCCGACCCGTCGCGTCGTGCTCCACGCCGACGGCCTGGCGATCGCCGACGCGCGCATCGCCGAGGAGGCAGGCGCCGAGCCCGGCGTGCCCTGCGACCTCGAGGCCGACGCGGCGGCCCAGCGGGTGACCTTCGTCGCCCCTGCGGTGCTCGCGCCGGGCCGCTACCGCCTCTCGTGCCGGTTCTCCGGCGTCCTGAACGACCGGCTCGAGGGCTTCTACCGCAGCACCTACGTCGACGAGGACGGCAACGAGCGCGTCATCGCCACCACCCAGTTCGAGGAGACGAAGGCCCGCAAGGCCTTCCCCTGCTTCGACGAGCCGGACCGCAAGGCGGTCTTCTCGGTCACCCTCGACGAGCCGCCGGGGATGCTCGCCGTGTCGAACGGCCCGGAGGTCGCGAGCGAGCCGCTCCCGGGCGGCGGCCGGCGCGTCCGCTTCAAGGACACGATCCCGATGTCGACCTACCTCGTCGCCTTCGTCGTCGGCCCGCTCGTCGCCACCGAGCCCGTCGACGCCGCCGGCGTCGCGCTGCGCGTCGTCCACCGACCGGGCAGGGAGCACCTGTGCGCGACCGCCCTCGACGTCGCGCGCCACGCCCTCGGCTTCTTCACCGACTACTTCGCGCAGCCCTACCCCGGCGACAAGCTCGACCTCGTCGCGCTGCCGGACTTCGCGGCCGGCGCGATGGAGAACCTCGGCTGCGTCACCTTCCGTGAGGCGATCCTGCTCGCCGACCCGGCGAACACCTCCCAGGTCGAGCTCGAGCGCCTCGCCGAGGTCGTCGAGCACGAGATCGCCCACATGTGGTTCGGCGACCTCGTCACGATGCGCTGGTGGAACGGGATCTGGCTGAACGAGGCGTTCGCCACCTTCATGGCGTTGCTGTGCCAGGACGACTACCGCCCGCAGTGGCGCTGCTTCACGAGCTTCGCCCGGGCGAAGGCCGAGGCGCTCGGCGTCGACGGCCTGCACTCGACGCGCCCGATCGAGTACCCGGTGCGCCACCCCGACGAGGCCGCCGCGATGTTCGACGTCCTCACCTACGAGAAGGGCGCCGCGGTGCTGTGGATGGTCGAGCGCTTCCTCGGCGGCACGGCGTTTCGCGACGGGGTGCGCCGCTACCTCGCCGCCCACCGCCTCTCGAACGCCGAGACGGGCGACCTGTGGGACGCGATCGAGGCGGAGGCCGGCGACGTGCCGATCCGGGCCCTCATGGAGTCGTGGATCCTCCAGGGCGGCTACCCGCTCGTGAGCGCCCGGGCCGCGATCGGCGAGGGCGGCCAGGAGGCCGTCGAGCTCGCCCAGCGACCCTTCGCCTACCTGCCGGCCGGCGAGGCCCCCGAGGGCGAGAGCGCCATCGGCCGCGACTGGCTCGTCCCGGTGATCGCCACCGGGCCTTCGGGCGAGCGCAGGACGGTGCTCGGCCCCCAGGGCGCTCGCCTCGAGGGCGTCGCCGCGCCCGTCGTCGTGAACGCCGGCGGCAGCGGCTTCTACCGCGTCGCCTACGACGCCGACCTGCGCAGCGCGCTGCTGAGCGAGATCGAGGGCCTCGAGGCGCTGGAGCGCTACACGATCGTGTCGGACGCCTGGGCGACGGTCCTCGCCCGCCTCGCCGAGCTCGAGGAGTTCCTCGACGTCGTCGAGCGCCTCGGCAACGAGCAGGACCCCCACGTCTGGTCGGTCGTGCTCGGCGCGCTGCGCACGCTCGACGTCGTCGCCCGGCCGGCGGACCGCCCCGCGCTCGCCGCCTACACCCGGCGCCTGCTCGGCCCGCGCCTCGAGCGGCTGACCTGGGAGCGGGCGGCCGACGAGGACGAGCAGACCCCCGTGCTGCGCGCCAGCCTCATCGGCGCCCTCGGCACGATCGGCGAGGACGGCCTCGTCGTGGCGCGCGCCCGGGAGGCCTTCGCCGCCGACCAGTCCGGCGCGCGCCCCTACGACGCCGACCTCGCGGCGGCGATCCTGTCGGTCGTCGCCGCGCACGCGGACGAGGCCGCCTTCTCGGCGATCGTCGCCCGCTACCGCGCGCCGCGCGACCCGATCGACGAGCAGCGCCACCTCATGAGCCTCGGGTCGCTTCGCGACCCGGCGCTCGCGGCGGCGGTGCACGAGATGGCGCTGCGCGAGATCCGCTCGCAGAACGCCCCCTACCTCCTCGGCGCCATGCTGGCGAACCGCCACGTCGGGCCGGCGACCTACGAGTTCGTCACCGCCCGCTTCGACGAGCTCGCGGCGCGCTTCCCGGAGAACTCCATCCACCGGATGCTCGAGGGGATCACCGGCCTCGCCGGCGAGGGGGCGCCCGACTTCGACGCGGTGCGCGCCTTCGTCGAGGGCCACGTGGCAGGAGGCCGGCGGCGCCTCGTCACCCAGAGCCTCGAGCGCCTCGCGGTGCACCGGCGGCTCGGGCTCGCCCTCGGCGAGCGCCTCGGCGAGGTCCTCGCCAAGCGGGGCTGA
- a CDS encoding class I SAM-dependent methyltransferase has translation MLPERARALLAASRRTAGFLPEDEADALFAVARRAALSRLGPLLEVGAYCGRSTLVLAAALAAADASPPLVCFSVDHHRGSEEMQAGWEAHDPSLVDPATGRMDSLPAWRRAVTEAGAEDLVVGVVGESSLVAANWSTPLSLAFIDGGHGSEPAWADYRGWAPHVAPGGFLAFHDVFEDPAAGGRPPYECFEHARASGAFVEVPALSRASLRVLQRVAPEGRR, from the coding sequence GTGCTGCCTGAGCGCGCGCGAGCACTCCTCGCCGCCTCGCGCCGCACGGCGGGCTTCCTGCCCGAGGACGAGGCCGACGCCCTCTTCGCCGTCGCCCGGCGCGCCGCGCTCAGCCGGCTCGGACCGCTCCTCGAGGTCGGCGCCTACTGCGGGCGTTCGACGCTCGTGCTCGCCGCGGCGCTCGCTGCCGCCGACGCCTCGCCGCCGCTCGTGTGCTTCAGCGTCGACCACCACCGCGGCTCGGAGGAGATGCAGGCCGGGTGGGAGGCCCACGACCCCTCGCTCGTCGACCCGGCGACCGGCCGCATGGACTCGCTGCCGGCGTGGCGGCGCGCCGTCACCGAGGCGGGCGCCGAGGACCTCGTCGTCGGCGTCGTCGGCGAGTCCTCCCTCGTCGCGGCGAACTGGTCGACGCCGCTCAGCCTCGCCTTCATCGACGGCGGCCACGGGAGCGAGCCGGCCTGGGCCGACTACCGCGGCTGGGCGCCGCACGTCGCGCCCGGCGGCTTCCTCGCCTTCCACGACGTCTTCGAGGACCCCGCGGCCGGGGGCCGCCCGCCCTACGAGTGCTTCGAGCACGCCCGCGCGAGCGGCGCCTTCGTCGAGGTACCGGCGCTCAGCCGGGCCAGCCTGCGAGTCCTGCAGCGGGTCGCGCCCGAGGGTCGACGCTGA
- a CDS encoding CBS domain-containing protein, whose translation MSAEVLHLSSVVGSPLLGPSGDRIGRVEDLIVRVRGGAHPPITGLVASVGGRRLYVPISLVSRIGPSGVELEGETLNLRRFERRPGELLLARDLSARHLINLVGPRLIRANEIELACVNGAWEVVGVDPSGRGVLRRLLGRRLARRIGPKSLVDWASIEPFVAHVPSARTRIPYRKLARLRPAQIADLVEAASHEEGEEIIEAVGQDRELEADVFEELDPEHQREFLSSRSDAEAARLLARMAPDDAADLIADLDQERRLPLLEALPAPQQAKVRALLSYNPETAGGLMSPDFLLLPESTTVAAALDALRASPIAPEALGTVYAADEGGHLAGTASAVRLLKAPPGATLAEVAERDPITVRADADLHAIVRKMADFNLSSVPVVDEAGSMLGVVTVDDVLELLLPTGWRRDFGMSAPEE comes from the coding sequence GTGAGCGCGGAGGTACTCCACCTCTCGAGCGTGGTCGGCAGCCCGCTCCTCGGCCCCTCGGGCGACCGGATCGGGCGGGTCGAGGACCTCATCGTGCGGGTGCGCGGCGGCGCGCACCCGCCGATCACCGGGCTCGTCGCGAGCGTGGGCGGCCGGCGCCTGTACGTGCCGATCTCGCTCGTCTCGCGCATCGGCCCGAGCGGCGTGGAGCTCGAGGGCGAGACGCTCAACCTCCGCCGCTTCGAGCGCCGCCCGGGCGAGCTTCTGCTCGCGCGCGACCTCTCGGCGCGCCACCTCATCAACCTGGTCGGGCCCCGCCTCATCCGGGCCAACGAGATCGAGCTCGCGTGCGTCAACGGCGCCTGGGAGGTCGTCGGCGTCGATCCGAGCGGCCGGGGCGTCCTGCGCCGCCTCCTCGGCCGCCGGCTGGCCCGGCGCATCGGCCCGAAGTCGCTCGTCGACTGGGCGAGCATCGAGCCCTTCGTCGCGCACGTGCCGAGCGCGCGCACCCGCATCCCCTACCGCAAGCTCGCACGCCTGCGCCCCGCGCAGATCGCCGACCTCGTCGAGGCGGCGTCGCACGAGGAGGGCGAGGAGATCATCGAGGCGGTCGGCCAGGACCGCGAGCTCGAGGCGGACGTGTTCGAGGAGCTCGACCCCGAGCACCAGCGCGAGTTCCTCAGCTCCCGCTCCGACGCCGAGGCGGCTCGCCTGCTGGCCCGCATGGCGCCCGACGACGCGGCCGACCTCATCGCGGACCTCGACCAGGAGCGCCGCCTGCCGCTGCTCGAGGCGCTGCCCGCCCCCCAGCAGGCGAAGGTCCGCGCGCTGCTCAGCTACAACCCGGAGACCGCCGGCGGCCTCATGAGCCCGGACTTCCTCCTGCTCCCCGAGTCGACGACCGTCGCCGCCGCGCTCGACGCACTGCGGGCGAGCCCGATCGCGCCCGAGGCGCTCGGCACGGTCTACGCCGCGGACGAAGGCGGGCACCTCGCCGGCACGGCCTCGGCCGTGCGCCTGCTCAAGGCGCCGCCGGGCGCGACCCTCGCCGAGGTCGCCGAGCGCGACCCGATCACGGTGCGCGCCGACGCCGACCTGCACGCGATCGTGCGCAAGATGGCCGACTTCAACCTCTCCTCGGTCCCCGTCGTCGACGAGGCGGGCTCCATGCTCGGCGTGGTGACGGTCGACGACGTCCTCGAGCTCCTGCTGCCGACGGGCTGGCGGCGGGACTTCGGGATGAGCGCGCCGGAGGAGTGA
- a CDS encoding class I SAM-dependent methyltransferase, translating to MLTIDLALARIGPGQRVLDLGCGGGRHAFACARAGATVVALDAAPGELRAVAATLAAMGDAGELPEGALGLVVAGDAAALPFPDDAFDRVIAAEVLEHLARDDAALAELARVTRPGGLVALSVPRAWPERVNWALSQEYHSVPGGHVRIYRRAALEEQCRRAGLEPRRRHYAHGLHSPYWWLRCAVGVGREDHPLVAAYHRLLVWDIVRRPALTRLLGRVLDPLIGKSLVLYLEKRP from the coding sequence GTGCTGACGATCGACCTCGCCCTGGCGCGCATCGGGCCGGGTCAGCGCGTCCTCGACCTCGGCTGCGGCGGTGGGCGGCACGCCTTCGCCTGCGCCCGGGCTGGCGCGACGGTCGTCGCCCTCGACGCCGCGCCGGGCGAGCTGCGCGCGGTGGCGGCGACGCTCGCGGCGATGGGCGACGCCGGCGAGCTGCCCGAGGGCGCGCTCGGGCTCGTCGTCGCCGGCGACGCCGCCGCGCTCCCGTTCCCCGACGACGCCTTCGACCGGGTCATCGCCGCCGAGGTCCTCGAGCACCTCGCACGCGACGACGCCGCGCTCGCCGAGCTCGCACGGGTGACGCGGCCCGGGGGGCTCGTCGCGCTGAGCGTGCCGCGGGCCTGGCCCGAGCGCGTCAACTGGGCGCTGTCGCAGGAGTACCACTCGGTCCCCGGCGGGCACGTGCGCATCTACCGGCGCGCCGCGCTCGAGGAGCAGTGCCGGCGCGCCGGGCTCGAGCCTCGCCGTCGCCACTACGCGCACGGCCTCCACTCGCCGTACTGGTGGCTGCGCTGCGCCGTCGGGGTCGGTCGCGAGGACCATCCCCTCGTCGCCGCCTACCACCGGCTCCTCGTGTGGGACATCGTCCGGCGCCCGGCGCTCACGCGCCTGCTCGGGCGGGTGCTCGACCCGCTCATCGGCAAGAGCCTCGTCCTCTACCTCGAGAAGCGGCCATGA
- a CDS encoding aldo/keto reductase — translation MRYEPLGRTGIHVSSYCLGTMMLGAWGNADHGESVRIVHAALDAGINFVDTADVYGRGESEEIVGKALAGRRDAVVLATKVHGAMGDDVNERGNSRRWIVRAVEASLRRLRTDYIDLYQIHRPDPATAIEETLSALSDLVHAGKVRAIGSSCFPPSAIVEAQWAAERHGFERFRCEQPPYSLLVRGIEAEVLPTCARYGMGVITWGPLNGSWLSGRYRRPEDIDFTVGRARRLPSRFDPSVPGNRAKFEAVDRLAALAAEAGLSLVHLALAFARAHPAVTSVILGPRTMEQLEDQLASASVELDDALLDRIDEVVPPGTNLNPADAGYVPPALAASARRRPGGRREA, via the coding sequence GTGCGCTACGAGCCGCTCGGCCGGACGGGCATCCACGTCTCCTCGTACTGCCTCGGCACGATGATGCTCGGTGCCTGGGGCAACGCCGACCACGGCGAGTCCGTCCGCATCGTCCACGCCGCGCTCGACGCCGGGATCAACTTCGTCGACACCGCCGACGTCTACGGGCGCGGCGAGTCCGAGGAGATCGTCGGCAAGGCGCTCGCCGGCCGGCGCGACGCGGTGGTCCTCGCCACGAAGGTACACGGCGCGATGGGCGACGACGTGAACGAGCGGGGCAACTCCCGGCGCTGGATCGTGCGCGCCGTGGAGGCCAGCCTCCGGCGGCTGCGCACCGACTACATCGACCTCTACCAGATCCACCGCCCCGACCCGGCGACCGCGATCGAGGAGACCCTCTCGGCCCTCTCCGACCTCGTCCACGCGGGCAAGGTGCGCGCCATCGGCTCGTCGTGCTTCCCGCCCTCGGCGATCGTCGAGGCGCAGTGGGCGGCCGAGCGCCACGGCTTCGAGCGCTTCCGCTGCGAGCAGCCGCCCTACTCCCTCCTCGTGCGCGGGATCGAGGCGGAGGTGCTGCCCACCTGCGCCCGCTACGGGATGGGTGTCATCACGTGGGGCCCGCTCAACGGCAGCTGGCTCTCCGGCCGCTACCGCCGCCCGGAGGACATCGACTTCACCGTCGGGCGCGCGAGGCGGCTCCCGTCGCGCTTCGACCCGTCGGTCCCCGGCAACCGGGCCAAGTTCGAGGCCGTGGACCGCCTCGCGGCGCTCGCGGCCGAGGCGGGCCTGTCGCTCGTCCACCTCGCCCTCGCCTTCGCGCGCGCCCACCCGGCCGTGACCTCGGTCATCCTCGGCCCGCGCACGATGGAACAGCTCGAGGACCAGCTCGCCAGCGCGAGCGTCGAACTCGACGACGCGCTCCTCGACCGCATCGACGAGGTCGTGCCGCCGGGGACGAACCTCAACCCGGCCGACGCCGGGTACGTGCCCCCGGCCCTCGCCGCGTCGGCGCGCCGCCGTCCGGGCGGCCGCCGCGAGGCGTGA
- a CDS encoding DUF4280 domain-containing protein: MGFQVCAGAILTCTFGMAPSVLDVLPDSGVLCPTPAANIEDSIPLLNIEPFGMCMSESNPEVAAATAAKLGVFTPMPCVPVVTDPWFPGADTVMIGGLPALDDLSICLCDWGGVITIEDPGQFEILVE, translated from the coding sequence GTGGGCTTCCAGGTCTGTGCGGGCGCGATCTTGACCTGTACCTTCGGCATGGCGCCGTCGGTGCTCGACGTCCTGCCCGACAGCGGGGTGCTCTGCCCGACGCCGGCCGCCAACATCGAGGACTCGATCCCGCTGCTCAACATCGAGCCCTTCGGGATGTGCATGAGCGAGTCGAACCCCGAGGTCGCAGCCGCCACCGCCGCGAAGCTCGGGGTCTTCACCCCCATGCCGTGCGTGCCGGTCGTGACCGACCCGTGGTTCCCCGGGGCGGACACCGTCATGATCGGCGGGCTGCCCGCGCTCGACGACCTGTCGATCTGCCTGTGCGACTGGGGCGGCGTCATCACGATCGAGGACCCCGGTCAGTTCGAGATCCTCGTCGAGTAG
- a CDS encoding TMEM165/GDT1 family protein, protein MNLGLAATTFAIVIPAELPDKTFISAVILSSRHRPLPVWGGTAAGLLVQAALAVVAGRALALAPQRVVEAVVAAAFLAGAAYLLLVPERSAERAGAQIAEQGEVRVVRAGARTPGEAPWPRVALSTFALVVLAELGDLTQVVIANLAARSADALSVFVGAAVAFVLVSGLGVATGRSLVRVVPLEALRKLSGLVLLGFGVWSALRAA, encoded by the coding sequence GTGAACCTCGGCCTCGCCGCGACGACCTTCGCGATCGTCATCCCGGCCGAGCTCCCCGACAAGACCTTCATCTCGGCGGTCATCCTCTCGTCGCGCCACCGTCCGCTGCCGGTCTGGGGCGGCACGGCGGCCGGGCTCCTCGTCCAGGCCGCCCTCGCCGTCGTCGCGGGACGCGCCCTCGCGCTCGCCCCCCAGCGGGTCGTCGAGGCGGTCGTCGCCGCCGCCTTCCTCGCCGGCGCGGCCTACCTCCTCCTCGTCCCGGAGCGCTCGGCCGAGCGCGCGGGGGCGCAGATCGCCGAGCAGGGCGAGGTGCGCGTCGTGCGCGCCGGCGCCCGGACGCCGGGCGAGGCGCCCTGGCCGCGGGTCGCCCTGTCCACCTTCGCGCTCGTCGTGCTCGCCGAGCTCGGCGACCTCACCCAGGTCGTGATCGCCAACCTGGCGGCCCGCTCCGCCGACGCCCTCAGCGTCTTCGTCGGGGCGGCGGTCGCCTTCGTGCTCGTGAGCGGCCTCGGCGTCGCGACGGGGCGCAGTCTCGTGCGGGTCGTGCCGCTCGAGGCCCTCCGCAAGCTCTCCGGCCTCGTCCTGCTCGGCTTCGGCGTCTGGAGCGCGCTGCGTGCTGCCTGA